From the Posidoniimonas corsicana genome, the window GCTTTTAACTCTGGCTTCACCTACCCGCAGATCGATGCCGCTATCCTCTGGGCCTTAGGAACGCGAGGAGGCGCCCAAGGTCTGATTCCTTGCGCCTAGAGACAATTCTCTGGGCCTGGGCCCTACGGATTCATCGGTCAAGCAATGGCATGCCAAGTTACGCGTCGCGCCCGTCGCGCGGCGTCCGAGCTCTTTCTCGTATCAGACATTCGCAAAGCTGACGCCTGCGCAGGCCGCTACGCTCTGCGTGGCGCGTTCACGCTGGTTGAGCTGCTGGTGGTGATCGCCATCATCGGGATCCTGGTGGCGTTGCTGTTCCCGGCGATGACCGCCGCCCGGGCCGCCGCCGCCCGCACCGAGTGCAGCAACAACCTCCGCCAGTTCGGCGTGGGGCTGCACTCGCGCGCCGAGCGCAACCGCGGGCAGCTCTGCAGCGGCGCCTTCGACTGGCAGAACGAGGGCTGCATCACCGAGAAGGGGTGGGTGGCCGACATGGTTAACGACGGCATCCCTGTCGGCAACATGCTGTGCCGCGCGAACCCCGCGCGTGGTTCGATCGTGCTGGACCAGCTGCTGACCTTCAGCAGCGGCGCCAACTTCCCCAGCCCCGGCTTCTCGCCCGGCTGCGAGGAGTTTGACGGCAAGGGGAGCGAGGGTACGACCAACCCGGCCGGCGAGAAGATCATCAACCCCTGCCGGCGGATCCTGGAGAACAACCTGACCGAGGCCAGCCGGGCCGACCAGATCCGCGCCGATGTGATCGATGAGAACTTCAACACCAACTACACCGCCAGCTGGCTGCTGGTGCGGGCGAAGCCGCGGCTCGACGGCAACGGCAACGTCCATAGCGGGAAGAAGGGCTGCGGCATCGCCGACCGCAAGACGCTCCGCAGCCGTCAGACCAGCGTCGGTCCGCTAACCCTGGCGTTGGTGGACGCGTCCAAGTCCGCCAGCAACCTGATCCCGCTGCTCGCCGACGGTGGAATCGGCGGCGAGCTGAGCCAGGACATCGGCAACCTGAGTCGCGGCTCGCTGCTGGTCGGCTCGTTCACCCGCGGCCCCGTCTGCCGGTCGGCCGGCGCTACCGGATGCAGCCAGGCAATGCAGCCGCCCCAGTTCCCCGACGGCACGCCGCGTGGAGGGCCGTCCGGCTGGTGGAAGACCTGGGCCCAGGAGGTCCAGCAGGACTACCGCGGCTTCTCGCCGGTGCACCGCGGCGTGTGCAACGTGCTGATGGCCGACGGCAGCGTGCATATCTTTAACGACGAGAACCGGGACGACCTGATCAACAACGGCTTCCCCGCCGACGGCCAGAACGGCTACGAAGACGAGATGGTCGAGGCGCCCGACACAACGCTCTTCAGCAAGACCGCGCCGCACGGGTTCTAACCGCCCGGCGGCCGCTTCTCCCGCCCGCCTCTGCCGGGCGCCCTCGCGAGCACAGCACAACCACCACTGAAAGGAGACGCTCAGCTAGCACCCACAATCCGGATACCGGCTCACTGATCGAGCACCACGCACCAACAAAACGAGCCCAGACCCGCTGGCGGCTTCATCGGCAAATGAAGCCATGGCGCCAGGGGCCGGGCCCGCGAGTCGTGAAACTCTTAACTTATTATTCACACGCCGAGCGGCAGCAGCAACTGCGGTTCGGACACCTGCAAGGACAATACAGATGAAACGCAACCCCAAGGGTTTTACCCTTGTCGAGCTGCTGGTGGTGATCTCCATCATCGGCGTGCTTGTCGCTATCCTGCTGCCCGCCGCCGGCAAGGCACGTGAGGCCGCCCGCCGCGCCCAGTGCAAGCAGCAGCTGAAGGAATTCGGCATCGGCTTCCAGGTCTTCATGGACTCCGACCCGGCCCACCGCCTGTGCACCGGCGCCCACGACTACCGCCGTGACGGCTCGCCCGACACCTACGGCTGGGTGGCCGACCTGGTGAAGATCAAGGCCGCCGACCCGAACGCGATGCTCTGCCCGTCGAACCCGCTGAAGGGCTCGGAGAAGCTGAACGACTTCTACGGCGCCGAGACCGACGACGGCAAGGACGGCGCCCCGCTCGCCAAGCTGCAGGCCGGCCTGGCCGGCGCCGATTCGTGGAACGGCTTCACCGGCGGCGCCACCGGCGCCGGCTGGGGCGGCACCTCGCCCGGCTCGCCCGAGCGGATGGCGTTTGTCGCCCGCGCGATCGTCGCCCGCGGCTACAACACCAACTACGCCGCGAGCTACTACTTTGTCCGCACCGAGCCCAAGACGCAGGGCTCCGCCAGCGGCGCGATCACCGACATCGAGTCGTCGTCGATCGGCAGCTTTAAGGGCCTGGCCGGCTCTTTCGGCCCGCTGACCCAAGCGGTGATGGACAACGCGACGGTCGTTACGAGCAAGATCCCCATCCTCGGCGACGCCGGCCCCGGTGACATCGACGAGGCCCTGCTCGCCCAGGCGCCCATGTCGTCCACCGGCGCCGTGCCCGCGAACCCGGTCGACCTGGCCTACGGCCCGACGCTGCAGGCCTCGGCCGGCGTGTTCGGCAGCACCGTGGACCCGTTCGCCAACAACAACCAGGAGTCGGTCACGTTCATCCGCACCGGCGAGCAGCTGACCGAGGC encodes:
- a CDS encoding prepilin-type N-terminal cleavage/methylation domain-containing protein, producing the protein MKRNPKGFTLVELLVVISIIGVLVAILLPAAGKAREAARRAQCKQQLKEFGIGFQVFMDSDPAHRLCTGAHDYRRDGSPDTYGWVADLVKIKAADPNAMLCPSNPLKGSEKLNDFYGAETDDGKDGAPLAKLQAGLAGADSWNGFTGGATGAGWGGTSPGSPERMAFVARAIVARGYNTNYAASYYFVRTEPKTQGSASGAITDIESSSIGSFKGLAGSFGPLTQAVMDNATVVTSKIPILGDAGPGDIDEALLAQAPMSSTGAVPANPVDLAYGPTLQASAGVFGSTVDPFANNNQESVTFIRTGEQLTEAFNDGAAFVDPSNMTVKLIDSNENLTAQLECDNNGSCSSPYGANSGPNGEPAGYYLQDTRDWFAVHGGSANILFADGHVEQFADDNGDGFLNPGFQIDPNASGFDPGKTGYTDSTLELPPARIFSGIFLRQISGKRSAFED
- a CDS encoding DUF1559 family PulG-like putative transporter; this translates as MACQVTRRARRAASELFLVSDIRKADACAGRYALRGAFTLVELLVVIAIIGILVALLFPAMTAARAAAARTECSNNLRQFGVGLHSRAERNRGQLCSGAFDWQNEGCITEKGWVADMVNDGIPVGNMLCRANPARGSIVLDQLLTFSSGANFPSPGFSPGCEEFDGKGSEGTTNPAGEKIINPCRRILENNLTEASRADQIRADVIDENFNTNYTASWLLVRAKPRLDGNGNVHSGKKGCGIADRKTLRSRQTSVGPLTLALVDASKSASNLIPLLADGGIGGELSQDIGNLSRGSLLVGSFTRGPVCRSAGATGCSQAMQPPQFPDGTPRGGPSGWWKTWAQEVQQDYRGFSPVHRGVCNVLMADGSVHIFNDENRDDLINNGFPADGQNGYEDEMVEAPDTTLFSKTAPHGF